In a single window of the Deltaproteobacteria bacterium genome:
- a CDS encoding DUF433 domain-containing protein, which produces MATELELLGRITVRTEVFGGKPIIRDMRVAVEHILGMLAAGDTPETILKEYPVLEAEDIQACLLFAHRSLTGEQIHERVPVR; this is translated from the coding sequence CGGAACTTGAACTGCTCGGGCGCATTACAGTGCGCACAGAAGTCTTCGGCGGCAAACCCATCATTCGCGACATGCGCGTCGCGGTGGAGCACATCCTGGGAATGCTGGCGGCGGGAGATACCCCAGAGACCATTCTCAAGGAATATCCGGTCCTGGAGGCAGAGGATATCCAGGCATGCCTGCTCTTTGCCCACCGCTCACTCACGGGCGAGCAGATACATGAGCGTGTGCCGGTC